Proteins encoded together in one Vulcanisaeta thermophila window:
- a CDS encoding Rieske 2Fe-2S domain-containing protein produces the protein MANPETTMGRRDFLRAMLLVAGAAVVMGMLRGLEYLVPPEIGITSFPKLLLVDENSKPIKASSLPVNANPTIALFPYPLSNEPNFLLNLGDSSGRPVEVPPTTVVIPQTGVTYEFPGGVGPHRSIVAYSALCQHLGCTFPELTFYPPGHKVLTAKGPMDMILYCSCHGSVYDPYRGGAVVTGPTVRPLPAVVLEWDPNTDELYAVRMIGPVIYGHPGFDNPTKDVVNNPVGDLQWGSPISGSITTVTTHINPAIKG, from the coding sequence ATGGCAAATCCGGAAACTACCATGGGTAGGAGGGACTTTCTAAGGGCTATGCTACTCGTGGCAGGGGCTGCCGTGGTAATGGGAATGCTCAGGGGCCTGGAGTACCTAGTGCCCCCTGAAATCGGCATCACATCATTCCCCAAGCTACTCCTCGTTGATGAAAATAGCAAGCCCATTAAGGCTAGCTCCCTACCAGTCAATGCGAACCCCACCATAGCCCTATTCCCATACCCACTGAGCAACGAGCCCAATTTCCTACTTAACCTTGGTGATTCCTCTGGTAGGCCTGTGGAGGTCCCCCCAACCACCGTTGTGATTCCCCAGACCGGCGTTACGTACGAATTTCCCGGCGGTGTTGGCCCCCACAGGTCTATCGTGGCCTACAGCGCCCTATGCCAACACCTGGGCTGCACATTCCCAGAACTCACATTTTATCCGCCTGGTCATAAGGTATTAACTGCCAAGGGACCCATGGACATGATCCTATACTGCTCATGCCACGGCTCCGTGTACGATCCCTATCGTGGTGGTGCTGTGGTCACAGGACCCACAGTGAGGCCGCTACCGGCTGTGGTTCTTGAGTGGGATCCAAACACTGACGAATTATACGCAGTGAGGATGATCGGGCCTGTGATCTACGGACACCCAGGATTCGACAACCCAACAAAAGACGTAGTAAACAACCCAGTGGGAGACCTACAGTGGGGGAGCCCAATAAGTGGAAGCATAACAACGGTAACAACACACATAAATCCAGCAATCAAGGGGTGA
- a CDS encoding cytochrome b, translating into MSGRRSFREWIEETFHLRDAPFMGVPDYMFNLKYWLGAIAASAFTWQVMTGLLLLFYYEPSNAYDSTMSIIHNVPFGSIILSSHLYGAYVMIIATYIHGLYVFFRGAYKRPRGAQWVLGVILFVLTLLTAFTGYSLTGDVLAIDAINVGRGILSALGLQELVPVIFGGGASVNLFTRLLAWHIIITAMIVPLLALHFYLAEKNGFMPNPKEVSYRVPAILRRDDPRIKPWWPRNFVYMLGVVFLTWGVILLVPSILALPSVYPSVPILFSPYPGPSPTSPQAAAIPAYPPWFFLVIYKVLDMPLGLAVNIVLSMIIPVVILLIIPLLDRNEYLHPLDRPWVTTLVLLGLVWLIELSVWSAVQPGVPVRPTWAAVTLLPPVIIIVGGMIALRRRWVRVRNAVPSRSGKTRQGNQWRLSKNAASLLTYIASVLAIIITALSFTLNPITDGPFIGVAWGSSLLLFSAATFSYFYVNYLD; encoded by the coding sequence ATGAGTGGCAGGAGGAGTTTCCGGGAATGGATTGAGGAGACATTCCACCTAAGGGATGCCCCGTTCATGGGTGTTCCTGATTACATGTTCAACTTGAAATACTGGCTTGGGGCCATAGCAGCGAGCGCATTTACCTGGCAGGTAATGACTGGCCTACTACTGTTGTTTTACTACGAACCTAGCAATGCCTATGACTCCACAATGTCCATAATACACAACGTGCCCTTCGGCTCCATAATACTCTCAAGCCACCTCTACGGTGCCTACGTGATGATAATCGCAACATACATTCACGGGCTTTACGTATTCTTTAGAGGCGCCTATAAAAGGCCTAGGGGTGCTCAGTGGGTTCTTGGGGTAATATTATTCGTACTAACACTTCTCACGGCCTTTACGGGCTACTCATTAACTGGTGATGTGCTGGCTATTGACGCCATTAATGTGGGTAGAGGCATACTATCAGCACTGGGTCTTCAGGAATTAGTGCCGGTTATCTTTGGCGGTGGGGCTTCGGTGAATTTATTTACTAGGTTGCTTGCATGGCATATAATCATCACAGCCATGATAGTACCACTACTAGCCCTGCACTTTTACTTGGCTGAGAAAAACGGCTTCATGCCAAACCCTAAAGAAGTAAGTTACAGAGTGCCTGCGATACTTAGGAGGGATGACCCCAGGATTAAGCCCTGGTGGCCCAGGAACTTCGTGTACATGCTCGGCGTGGTATTCCTTACCTGGGGAGTAATACTGCTGGTACCCTCAATACTGGCACTACCCAGTGTGTACCCCTCAGTCCCAATACTATTCTCGCCATACCCAGGCCCATCACCCACAAGCCCGCAGGCCGCCGCCATCCCCGCATACCCACCCTGGTTCTTCCTAGTCATTTACAAGGTGCTTGACATGCCCCTTGGCTTAGCCGTTAATATTGTGCTTAGCATGATCATACCCGTAGTAATACTACTGATAATACCACTCCTGGATAGGAACGAGTACCTACACCCACTGGATAGGCCCTGGGTAACAACACTGGTCCTACTGGGCCTAGTATGGCTAATAGAGCTGAGCGTATGGTCAGCAGTACAACCCGGCGTCCCAGTGAGGCCCACCTGGGCCGCAGTAACGCTGTTACCACCGGTCATAATAATAGTGGGTGGCATGATAGCCCTCAGGAGAAGGTGGGTTAGGGTAAGGAATGCAGTGCCAAGTAGGTCAGGAAAGACTAGGCAGGGTAATCAATGGAGACTTAGTAAGAATGCTGCCTCACTGCTTACCTACATAGCCTCAGTACTTGCCATAATAATCACCGCGCTATCATTCACACTGAACCCAATAACTGATGGGCCATTCATAGGGGTCGCCTGGGGCTCCTCCCTATTACTATTCTCAGCAGCCACATTCTCATACTTCTACGTGAACTACCTAGATTAA
- a CDS encoding complex I subunit 5 family protein, which translates to MIVRFDPILVASLAIPLVAAIIDSFIKDKNISGAISSASFLPIIAYSIYGITTGADYLVPIGSLPGPIGTIYLVFDGLSNAFGFAIAMISLTISIVSIPYMEHRFKVLGIPDQFNIYFLLFTLCGISMLWIVYAYNLILMYIGIEVSLIASFLLIYFYGYDGFGKTRQWIGILYFVYTHVASVLFLVGVIILSLYSNTMDLASIRYIPPIAWLLMLIGMLIKLPSYGPHVWLPWAHGMHPTPVAALIISVVGLSAYILARLYLISPYFISDYRIPILAYAILSGVLTGLGTFRHRYHYKWLLAYSTVANMAYLLAGLAVGTYGIVGLTLHFIAHQFGKAVLFMTAGAIIVYYEVTDIDEMGGLQTFMPSIGGAALLGWMSLSGIFTVALLGEFYIFLGLISTLGFSLDTLWAFAGLAFMFILTGYYGFWALKEVFYGQPRKNIYTKVNVDPKFVVPLYVLGLASVILLFPPASTSLVGSVLKAIYTVMAHV; encoded by the coding sequence ATGATTGTTAGGTTCGACCCAATACTGGTGGCGTCATTAGCAATACCCCTGGTGGCAGCCATCATAGACTCCTTCATAAAGGATAAGAACATATCCGGCGCCATATCCTCCGCTTCATTCCTACCCATAATCGCGTACTCAATCTACGGCATAACCACCGGCGCCGACTACCTAGTCCCCATTGGCTCACTCCCAGGGCCCATAGGCACCATTTACCTGGTCTTTGACGGCTTAAGTAATGCCTTCGGCTTCGCCATAGCCATGATATCCCTAACAATATCCATAGTCTCCATACCGTACATGGAGCACAGGTTCAAGGTCCTGGGAATACCGGATCAATTCAACATATACTTCCTACTCTTCACACTGTGTGGCATATCCATGCTTTGGATTGTGTACGCCTATAACTTGATACTTATGTACATAGGCATTGAGGTCTCCCTAATAGCCTCCTTCCTACTGATATACTTCTACGGTTATGATGGCTTCGGAAAGACCAGGCAGTGGATTGGAATATTATACTTCGTCTATACCCATGTAGCCAGCGTACTATTCCTAGTGGGCGTCATCATACTATCCCTCTACTCAAACACCATGGACCTGGCCAGCATAAGGTACATACCACCAATAGCCTGGCTCCTAATGCTAATTGGAATGCTAATAAAACTCCCAAGCTACGGACCCCACGTATGGCTCCCCTGGGCCCACGGCATGCACCCCACACCCGTGGCAGCCCTGATAATATCTGTGGTCGGCCTATCAGCCTACATACTGGCCAGGCTGTATTTAATATCACCGTACTTCATAAGTGACTACAGGATACCAATACTTGCATACGCAATACTAAGCGGCGTCCTAACGGGCCTGGGAACCTTCAGGCACAGGTACCACTACAAGTGGTTGCTTGCATACTCCACAGTGGCCAACATGGCGTACCTACTGGCTGGGCTTGCAGTGGGCACCTACGGAATAGTGGGGCTCACACTACACTTCATAGCGCACCAGTTCGGTAAGGCTGTGCTCTTCATGACCGCAGGAGCCATAATAGTCTATTATGAGGTCACGGACATTGATGAAATGGGCGGCCTACAAACATTCATGCCGTCCATTGGTGGGGCAGCCCTCCTGGGCTGGATGAGCCTATCCGGCATATTCACGGTGGCGCTGCTGGGTGAGTTCTACATATTCCTTGGGTTGATAAGCACCCTGGGCTTCAGCCTAGACACCCTATGGGCCTTCGCTGGCCTGGCCTTCATGTTCATACTCACGGGTTACTACGGCTTCTGGGCACTCAAGGAGGTATTCTACGGACAGCCACGTAAGAACATCTACACCAAGGTTAATGTGGATCCCAAGTTCGTGGTGCCGCTCTACGTACTCGGACTGGCATCGGTAATACTTTTATTCCCACCAGCATCCACATCCCTAGTGGGCTCCGTACTAAAGGCCATCTACACGGTGATGGCCCATGTATAG
- a CDS encoding NADH-quinone oxidoreductase subunit 5 family protein, which produces MYSQELGLLMGLMLIIPVLLAGPIAIYWLFIQDPRRARPLAYLAVAGLGVSALISTYIAVAFPLKPIVYSTPWIVLPSFTIHVSFIVDFLSRYMGLLTAWLAFIIGVYSLDYLANDYRLGWFWFFYNLFAASMLLTVYSNDLMLMFIGWEGLGLASWALIGHWYKDDDELSYVGRTGDRLILGKPAWTTPSYAAYRAIATVRFGDIPMLGAIAAIGLFGGSLEFTSINWNHIITTLGVGGTVALLIAFMLGPYTKSAQFPFNDWLLTAMTGPTSVSALLHSATMVAAGVYIFMRLTQSLYAAHVIISTGIEIVYLVTVYMGLLTALLGALFATMIDERKVILAGSTMSSLGFMMGVTALTPFIPESISVGEYVVPLAVLVAFSYLIIHALSKATLFLVSGHLIHETHTRFNMGNLELARRMKLGFYAAMAAAISLGGVPPLAGYWIHAAMDEAATSVISIVGIGPYVLMLLASLAYVAFLARFVSLNFIKGEAPHGPHGEHGGVALMVLAYTLTGTAALASVAIPFFLVPHVFLSAGVDTTVIMIGVILWLIFIIALIKPRVGNLGPITRLFERRYYVQAFMDVVLAGFGGLLTLAAFYIYKGFDILFDFIIPDAVTGLSRYIRSLQRGYLRTYLQILLVTTVIVILVVLIIMAIT; this is translated from the coding sequence ATGTATAGCCAGGAGCTGGGTCTACTCATGGGATTAATGCTAATAATCCCCGTCCTCCTAGCGGGCCCCATAGCCATATACTGGCTCTTTATCCAGGACCCACGCAGGGCGAGGCCCCTGGCCTACTTAGCCGTTGCTGGTCTCGGAGTCTCCGCCCTAATCTCCACATACATAGCCGTGGCATTCCCACTAAAGCCCATTGTCTACTCAACGCCCTGGATAGTACTGCCCAGCTTCACTATCCACGTATCATTCATAGTGGACTTCCTGAGTAGGTACATGGGGCTACTAACCGCCTGGCTCGCCTTCATAATAGGCGTGTACAGCCTGGACTACCTGGCCAATGACTACAGGCTTGGTTGGTTCTGGTTCTTCTACAACCTATTCGCAGCATCCATGCTACTCACCGTGTACTCAAACGACCTAATGCTCATGTTCATAGGGTGGGAGGGCCTTGGATTGGCCTCGTGGGCATTGATAGGGCATTGGTACAAGGACGATGATGAACTCTCCTACGTGGGCAGGACAGGAGACAGGCTAATACTGGGCAAGCCCGCCTGGACCACACCATCCTACGCGGCCTACAGGGCAATAGCCACCGTCAGGTTCGGCGACATACCAATGCTCGGAGCCATAGCTGCCATAGGCCTGTTCGGAGGCTCCCTGGAATTCACAAGCATAAACTGGAACCATATAATCACAACACTGGGTGTTGGGGGCACAGTGGCCCTCCTCATAGCCTTCATGCTGGGACCATACACAAAGAGCGCCCAGTTCCCATTCAATGATTGGTTACTCACGGCAATGACAGGCCCCACAAGCGTCTCCGCGCTACTCCACTCAGCAACAATGGTCGCCGCTGGAGTTTACATATTCATGAGGCTGACGCAATCCTTATACGCGGCCCACGTGATAATCAGCACAGGGATTGAGATTGTTTACCTGGTCACCGTGTACATGGGCCTACTCACGGCATTACTGGGCGCATTATTCGCAACAATGATTGATGAGAGGAAGGTCATACTCGCTGGGTCCACAATGTCAAGCCTAGGGTTCATGATGGGGGTAACGGCACTAACACCCTTCATACCCGAATCCATCTCCGTTGGTGAGTACGTGGTACCACTGGCGGTTTTGGTGGCCTTCTCCTACCTAATAATCCACGCCCTATCCAAGGCAACCCTCTTCCTAGTCTCGGGGCACTTGATACATGAGACCCACACTAGGTTCAACATGGGAAACCTGGAACTGGCAAGGAGGATGAAACTGGGCTTCTACGCAGCAATGGCCGCAGCCATATCACTGGGCGGTGTACCACCACTGGCGGGTTACTGGATCCACGCGGCCATGGATGAGGCGGCCACGAGCGTCATAAGCATCGTGGGGATCGGCCCCTACGTACTAATGCTCCTGGCCTCCCTGGCCTACGTGGCGTTCCTAGCTAGGTTTGTATCACTAAACTTCATAAAGGGCGAGGCGCCTCACGGGCCTCATGGTGAGCACGGTGGAGTGGCCTTGATGGTGCTGGCCTACACATTAACGGGCACTGCAGCCCTGGCATCCGTAGCCATACCATTCTTCCTAGTACCCCACGTATTCCTAAGCGCCGGTGTGGACACCACAGTAATAATGATAGGGGTCATCCTATGGCTAATCTTCATAATAGCCCTCATCAAACCCAGGGTTGGCAATCTAGGCCCCATAACAAGGCTCTTCGAAAGGAGGTACTACGTGCAAGCCTTCATGGACGTGGTCCTAGCGGGCTTCGGAGGATTACTCACACTGGCAGCCTTCTACATATACAAGGGCTTCGACATACTCTTCGACTTCATAATACCAGACGCCGTAACAGGGCTCTCAAGGTACATAAGGTCACTCCAAAGGGGCTACCTAAGGACATACCTACAAATACTCCTGGTCACCACAGTCATAGTAATACTGGTGGTACTAATCATAATGGCAATCACATAA
- a CDS encoding LUD domain-containing protein: protein MSLNPPSGWETAIERAKSSNIPSVYRILEQYPYIKDLARELRKAKEEVIKNLDHYIEMTRKSVERIGGRFYLANTPQEAREIVGKIVGSGKVIVMSKNNVATETGLRPYLQELGNEVWETDLGEFLVQIANEEPSHILAPALHMTKERIAQVMKEKLGINVQPDPVAIAQVAREFLRDKFMKAQVGITGANAIAADTGAVLLVENEGNIRMTTVVPPVHIVYDGVEKIVPTLYHAVMETLVQAAYAGHYPPTYVNLTAGPSSTGDVEMFRVSPAQGPREFHMVLIDNGRRRAARDPVLWEALLCIRCGRCSMHCPTYWAVGPLFGKPPYTGPMGIPWTAVTRGIEVAGPAAMLCTHSGNCREVCPMNINLPLLIQHIKGEYMKSITK, encoded by the coding sequence ATGTCATTAAACCCACCCAGTGGTTGGGAAACGGCCATAGAGAGGGCTAAGTCCTCGAACATACCCTCAGTATACAGAATCCTGGAGCAGTACCCGTACATAAAGGACCTGGCCAGGGAGCTTAGGAAGGCCAAGGAGGAGGTTATCAAGAACCTGGACCATTACATCGAGATGACCAGGAAGTCCGTGGAGAGGATTGGGGGCAGGTTCTACCTAGCTAATACGCCCCAGGAGGCCAGGGAAATCGTTGGTAAGATAGTGGGTAGTGGAAAGGTCATTGTGATGAGTAAGAACAACGTGGCCACAGAAACGGGGCTTAGGCCATACCTTCAGGAGTTGGGTAATGAGGTTTGGGAAACGGACCTAGGGGAATTCCTGGTACAAATAGCCAATGAGGAGCCAAGCCACATACTCGCACCAGCCCTACACATGACCAAGGAAAGAATCGCACAGGTAATGAAGGAGAAACTTGGAATCAACGTACAACCGGACCCGGTGGCCATTGCCCAGGTTGCCCGTGAGTTCCTGAGGGATAAGTTCATGAAGGCCCAGGTGGGGATAACGGGGGCCAACGCCATAGCCGCTGACACGGGCGCCGTGCTCCTGGTGGAGAATGAGGGTAACATAAGGATGACCACCGTGGTCCCCCCAGTGCACATTGTGTATGATGGTGTGGAGAAGATAGTCCCAACACTGTACCACGCGGTCATGGAGACCCTGGTCCAGGCAGCCTACGCAGGCCACTACCCACCCACCTACGTTAACCTAACCGCGGGACCAAGCTCCACAGGCGACGTGGAGATGTTCAGGGTATCCCCAGCCCAGGGACCAAGGGAATTCCACATGGTACTCATCGACAACGGAAGAAGAAGGGCGGCCAGGGACCCCGTGCTCTGGGAAGCACTACTATGCATTAGGTGCGGCAGGTGCAGCATGCACTGCCCCACGTACTGGGCCGTGGGCCCACTATTCGGCAAACCACCCTACACAGGGCCCATGGGCATACCCTGGACCGCAGTGACCAGGGGCATCGAGGTGGCAGGGCCAGCGGCAATGCTGTGCACCCACTCGGGCAATTGCAGGGAGGTCTGCCCCATGAACATCAACCTACCACTACTCATACAACACATTAAGGGCGAGTACATGAAGTCAATAACGAAGTGA
- a CDS encoding AIR synthase family protein codes for MVKLSNELLRELVLTRTGVKDPAVIVGPGVGEDAAVVDLGQGKYLVTHTDPITGAVENLGWLAIHIPANDIAVRGVRPRWFLLTLLLPSGFDVQGIAGIMRDVDSALRELNAALIGGHTEYTPGIDRPIASVTAMGIGERYVTTSNARPGDLVLLTKYVALEGTSVLASDYGEELMRMGVDGELIRRARELIKEVSVVREALALADMAHSMHDPTEGGLIQGLLEVAEASGVRVRIYRDRVPILPETRVIFQKLGLDPLRSLSSGMLIATIPRERVDEALSRLNNLGVNAVIAGEVLSGRPALEVVGSDGSVEEYSGFFEDEIMRFIEARGKMG; via the coding sequence ATGGTTAAACTAAGCAATGAACTCCTAAGGGAGCTGGTACTCACCAGGACAGGGGTTAAGGACCCAGCGGTGATTGTGGGTCCCGGGGTTGGCGAGGATGCAGCCGTGGTCGACCTAGGGCAGGGTAAGTACCTAGTGACCCACACGGACCCAATAACAGGGGCCGTGGAGAACCTGGGCTGGTTGGCAATACACATACCGGCGAATGACATAGCCGTGAGGGGCGTTAGGCCCAGGTGGTTCCTACTCACGTTACTGCTACCCAGTGGTTTCGATGTGCAGGGCATCGCCGGTATAATGAGGGATGTGGATTCAGCCCTTAGGGAATTAAACGCAGCATTGATTGGAGGCCACACAGAGTATACACCGGGCATTGATAGGCCCATAGCCTCGGTAACCGCGATGGGCATTGGTGAGAGGTACGTAACCACGTCCAACGCGAGGCCAGGGGATTTAGTACTACTTACTAAGTACGTGGCGCTTGAGGGAACCTCTGTACTGGCCAGTGATTACGGTGAGGAATTAATGAGGATGGGTGTTGATGGGGAGTTGATCAGGAGGGCCAGGGAATTGATTAAGGAGGTCAGCGTGGTTAGGGAGGCACTGGCCCTGGCGGACATGGCACACTCGATGCATGACCCAACGGAGGGCGGTTTGATCCAGGGCTTACTCGAGGTTGCGGAGGCCAGTGGTGTCAGGGTTAGGATTTACAGGGACAGGGTACCAATACTACCCGAGACCAGGGTAATATTCCAAAAACTGGGCCTGGACCCACTAAGGAGCCTAAGCTCCGGCATGCTAATAGCCACGATACCCAGGGAGAGGGTTGACGAGGCACTCTCCAGGCTAAACAACCTGGGCGTAAACGCGGTCATAGCTGGTGAAGTACTGAGTGGGCGCCCAGCCCTGGAGGTTGTGGGTAGTGATGGCTCCGTGGAGGAGTACAGCGGCTTCTTTGAGGATGAAATTATGAGGTTCATTGAAGCCAGAGGTAAAATGGGTTAG
- the ilvA gene encoding threonine ammonia-lyase, with the protein MGVSFVREVYERSLRALEVIREAQSRGLIHRTPLIRSETISSMINANAWLKLESLQKTGSFKVRGAYFAVLNVARSGVKHVVTASAGNHAQGVAYAARLMGIKATVVMPQYTPWIKIERTRRYGAEVVLHGESYTEAEGYAMDLASKLGAHYVHAYNDLDIIAGQGTIGHEIVEDLGDVDYVVVPVGGGGLISGIASVVKTLRPKVRVIGVQSEGAPGAYLSLRSGRIVTIERVDTIADGIAVKRIGDITFKLMSELLDDIVLVNDLEIAKAILLIAESVKTIAEGAGAAAVAALIAGKVRVSGNVVAVVSGGNIDMTMLFRVITKALALERRIVKIRGLVPDRPGVLGRVATVLGQLGVNILDVIHERYDPTIMPNYVEVSFIVELPPEENAGDVVIKRLRDEGYNFVIEKP; encoded by the coding sequence ATGGGCGTGTCCTTTGTCAGGGAGGTTTATGAGAGATCCCTGAGGGCCCTTGAGGTGATTAGGGAGGCGCAGTCAAGGGGCTTGATACATAGAACCCCATTGATAAGGTCCGAAACCATAAGTAGCATGATCAACGCAAACGCCTGGTTGAAACTCGAGAGCCTACAAAAAACAGGCTCCTTCAAGGTCAGGGGGGCCTACTTCGCGGTGCTGAACGTGGCCAGGTCGGGGGTTAAGCACGTGGTCACTGCATCCGCTGGGAACCACGCGCAGGGTGTGGCCTACGCGGCCAGGTTAATGGGGATTAAGGCCACGGTGGTCATGCCCCAGTACACGCCCTGGATCAAGATAGAGAGGACCAGGAGGTACGGAGCCGAGGTGGTACTCCACGGCGAATCCTACACCGAGGCCGAGGGGTACGCTATGGACCTGGCCAGTAAATTGGGTGCTCACTATGTGCATGCGTACAACGACCTGGACATCATAGCGGGGCAGGGGACCATTGGTCACGAGATAGTGGAGGACCTGGGTGATGTGGACTACGTGGTGGTTCCCGTGGGCGGTGGTGGATTAATCTCGGGGATAGCCTCGGTGGTTAAGACCCTGAGGCCCAAGGTCAGGGTCATTGGCGTCCAGAGTGAGGGTGCCCCTGGGGCCTACCTAAGCCTTAGAAGTGGTAGGATTGTGACCATAGAGAGGGTTGACACCATAGCCGATGGTATTGCGGTTAAGAGGATTGGTGACATAACCTTCAAACTAATGAGCGAATTACTCGACGACATAGTCCTGGTTAACGACCTAGAGATTGCCAAGGCAATACTCCTAATAGCGGAGAGCGTAAAAACCATCGCCGAGGGCGCCGGGGCGGCTGCGGTGGCGGCCTTAATAGCTGGTAAGGTCAGGGTGAGTGGTAACGTGGTTGCCGTGGTCAGCGGCGGTAATATTGACATGACCATGCTCTTCAGGGTAATAACCAAGGCACTGGCCCTCGAGAGGAGGATCGTTAAGATTAGGGGGTTAGTGCCAGACAGACCTGGGGTTCTGGGTAGGGTGGCCACGGTGCTTGGTCAGTTGGGTGTTAACATTCTGGATGTGATTCACGAGAGGTATGACCCAACCATAATGCCCAATTACGTGGAGGTATCCTTCATAGTGGAGCTACCACCCGAGGAGAACGCTGGTGATGTGGTCATTAAGAGGCTGAGGGATGAGGGCTATAATTTTGTCATAGAAAAGCCCTAG
- a CDS encoding class I SAM-dependent methyltransferase codes for MGQGYEVFNEGVATIYLWLLDRMRLLHWSYAIARDVVIQSVEPPGRVLEIGPGTGRLAHMLSKRGFQVVGVDLSLPMLRRAARFKEPDFINGTSWSLPLRDEYFDAVITQFTMHHWGFHEESMGMVQRTLKPRGVFIVVEVDGDRVPIPIIRNHSCSEECMRKAIPSTFELRITRRYPLIIGIARKIK; via the coding sequence GTGGGCCAGGGCTACGAGGTGTTCAACGAGGGGGTTGCCACCATATACCTGTGGCTACTGGACAGAATGAGGCTACTCCACTGGTCGTACGCCATTGCTCGTGATGTGGTTATTCAAAGCGTAGAACCACCGGGTAGGGTGCTCGAGATAGGGCCAGGAACTGGGCGGTTGGCGCACATGCTCAGTAAAAGGGGATTCCAGGTGGTTGGTGTGGACCTGAGCCTACCCATGCTCAGGAGGGCCGCTAGGTTTAAGGAGCCAGACTTCATAAACGGCACAAGCTGGTCCCTACCACTTAGGGATGAGTACTTCGACGCCGTAATCACCCAATTCACAATGCACCACTGGGGTTTTCATGAAGAGTCAATGGGCATGGTACAAAGGACCCTGAAGCCACGCGGGGTCTTCATTGTGGTGGAGGTTGATGGTGATAGGGTCCCAATACCCATCATTAGGAACCACTCATGCAGTGAGGAGTGCATGCGCAAGGCCATACCAAGCACCTTCGAATTGAGGATAACCAGGAGGTACCCATTGATAATTGGGATTGCCAGAAAGATTAAGTGA